Sequence from the Amaranthus tricolor cultivar Red isolate AtriRed21 chromosome 1, ASM2621246v1, whole genome shotgun sequence genome:
tattctaacacaccCTTTCATACGAGAGCGCATCCTTTGGACTAAAAATGTGAATACAACACATACTCTCCTCATACCTTACActgaatatttcattttaaatgtcgGTGATTGAGATTAGAACTTGTGATCTCTTGCCATGCTGGCTCTGATACTATATCaaagaaccaattcaaccaaaagtttaaattgatggttgacacccaaaatatgttatatagttTAACAACAGCCGCCTTGATTATAAGCTTTAATCTAGCCCATACCTACCTAAATCATGGTGCAACTCATTTGATTTAAAACCTATCAGTTTTACATCATGTAACATCTAACAtagtaaaatcaaaataacagcCGAGTTAGTTTTATACAttatgtatataaatgtaaaaATGTTCgaccttatttttaaaaaaaaaaaatgatgtacGACCCTACTTATATACTAGCTAGCTAGTAGCATTATCAATAAAATTCAAGACAAATAAACATTTCTTGTTTTGTGAATGACATTCATCTTAaagtttttgaataataattgtGGAAATACAGCTACTAAAACACTACCAACCAAGAAAAAGTAGAAGCACAACTTCAATAATAGTGGAAGGTGACAAGGTGCCACTATATGGAGCTGGATCAACCTTAGATGTGTCGAGTGTACTTAGTGGCAAAGTTCCATTCATTCTAGAAATGGAAATCCATTCACGAGGTGATGTTGTTGGAAAGCTAGTCAGAGCTAGGCGCCATCTTAATGTCTTCTGCAATATCACTGTCGACTACCCAACTACCAAGCCCATCAAATTCAAGAAGAATACTTGCacttatttttgattaattccATTGTTTTGGGAACGACCTAATAGTGTCATTCGCCGCAATCTCCTTTTGATATGGGTGTATTTTGCCATCTTTTACGTTTCTTCAGATTCTGATTGTAGTTTTGATGAGTAAGATATATGGACGGGCATGATGATGTTTTGGGTAATGTATTGCAAAGGTATTTGTAGATATGAGTGTATTCAAAAGCTAGTTTTTGTatgtctttcttttttcttgtcTAGGCATTAATGtttcatttatttgttttatatgattAATAAATTAGTCAGAGATGCTAATTGtgatgaacaacgataaatctTTTCTTCACAATTTTTTTCGTTAAGCTTTGTGTATTGACTATTGAGATGTTGGAATTTGGAGTATTAAAAAAGGCATCATAAAGATGcaaatttttccttaaatacatcaacataaattatattctaatgtGTCGTTTAAtatgtcttatttttatttttatttgttttaaaaaaattaattcatttttatttttagatataacTTCACTGTTTTTACATTTTATATGTTCTATCTTATTTCTAATACAAACATCATACGTTAACCCAATACATTCAATTTCTTAGTTTTCATGCAGAAAGTAAATGAAgctatttggctggaacatagTACTATAGAGTtactttataattaatttagaattttataattatatgcaTCATTTTAAAACATAGTTGTATTCAATTATACATAAGAGGATGGAAATCTATTACATATCATTATACAAATCAAAAATGAGGAAAAGGATGGTTGTTTAGCAATTGATATTCCACACCATAATATCTTTCATAAGTCAAACTTTAATGGATTATCAAGTCTCTTAAGATCATTCATGAAACACAACATAGTACCTTCAACTTTCATCATTGCATCTTCCCCCATAAGCCTAATATTTAACGCCTCTATTCTCCTTTTCATCTCTTCATCTTCCAAAGCCATTTTTACACCATCATTTACATCCTTCATACTAAATCCATTCATCTTAACACCAATTTTCCAAACATTAACAATATATTCACAGTTCAACGATTGATCGCCGGCCACCGGAAAACACAATAGACATTTCTTATATTGTATGGCTTCTATGGTCGAATTCCATCCACAATGTGTAAGGTAACATCCAACACCCTTGTGttgcaaaatttcaatttgtggGGCCCATGTTACTATTTTCCCTTGTTTCTCTACTCTTTCAATGTATCCTTTGGGTAGTCCATCTCTCCATGTGGGCCCAAGAGCCCAAATAAATGGCCTTTTTAACTCTTCTAAGGCCAATGCTAAACTTCTCACCTTTGCCTCTCCTATTGGGCTAACCCAACTTCCAAATGATATGTATATAACTGAATTGGGCTTTTGTTGTTCTAACCAGTCCAAAACACTTCCATCTTCTTCCCATAAGGTTGGGCTTTCATGAAGCCCATTACTGCTTAACGGCCCAATGGGATATAATTTTGGAGTGTTGTCTGTTTTTGAGGCCCATATCGTTTGTGATTCGTTTGGAAAGGAGTTGACAAGGAGCCATCTAAGTGATTTGGCCCGGTCCATGGTTCTGGCCCAAAATTTGAATCTTGCTCTTTTAGCAGCTTGGGTTCCAATTAGCCATGGCAAATCTTCTATATTTAGAAGGGGTTGACCATGTTGAAATGAAATTGGTCCTTCAAGTTGTGGTAGCCCTGCAAgtttattaagaaaaagaattaaattaaaCACAAATCCTCAAATGAGACGGACTCACAGTGAGACCATTTTTATTGGCTTGGCGCAATATATAATTATTGTCGTAAAGTGATTGctcataaccttaaagtgatcacctCTAATTTAAACTTGACATACAGTATTAGACATCGCTAATCACTCTCAAATTGACACGGTCTTATAGTGAGACTATTTTGTTAGATTAATTCAATATACACATACAGCATTTTTATagtattacttataattttataataattacttacaatttaaaaataatcacttgAAATCTAACTTAAAAGTCAccatttatagttttaaagtcataattattctttataattttataatgatcactcataaaaattaattgtgGTGAGAGTCTCACTTAGAGACAACCTCAGACACTCAAAATAGTAATTGTAGAAGTAATTAAAACTGTAGTAATTGATAGTTATAATGACAAATAACATGGCAACGTGTAACTTTAAATACTTTATTTCTACGTATGTCAAAcatctaaattttatttataaattaatacatAAATTACTACtcattaatttatatgattaagtATAGCCCTAAAGTAGAGTCAAACAAAgactttttataaattaatatataatatataaattacttctcattaatttatatgatttaaattacttatcactaatttatattatatgattAAATATGGTTCTACATACTTAGATTTGAGCCGAATCAAATCTTTCTTCTGGCGAGAAGATTTGagctttaatatttttttagttattaattGCAAAGCTCAAGGTGAagattttaaagttatttactATTAGTTTATAGTTACTTATTTTAGCAAGATATAGAGaaataaatagttaaaaaatattGGAGGGTAAGCACTATggtagttattttaaaaaaaatttagttataGAATAATTAACGAGAAATATAATCGCAAGCAATACTATGATATTTTGAGAGAGGGTGATAGAATATTGTCTAAGAAAATGCACAAATATTATGAAATCCAACGggttttatattaaaatgattttttctatgcgaaaacaaaaaaattgagtATTATTTGGTAAAGAATTAAAGAACGTTATTTTAGcatattaaaatatcaaaatatgaATGAGAAAGTAAAAATCAATGATAGAatatatgttaaattaggctggacttattgtgaatgccagcatattaacggggaacACAAGTGTACACACTtaataagccaaggagatatataccatcccaaaaccatatggcaatgggaagaaggtctctaatagcttataaagcgtgcacaccatttttaatttatcgatgtgggataactcatcccaacaataTAAGTACGAACACTTAATTTTTCAATCTTGATTATCCGTCATCAAGATTATACTTTAATCCTTTTCCTATTGGGAGCAATAACAAATGAGAAAATAAGAtctattaaaaaagaaattgtaTGCATGTTTATGTACGTTGTTTGTTAACAACATGCTAAGAAAGGTAAAAACTAAAGATGGGTTCATACGAAGTTCAATATTGAGGTTAGCATTATTAATATCGAAAGGTTGTGAAATaaataagagtttttggcaTGAAAaatatgttagagtatataacatatattgggGCCTAATTataagcttaaacttttggttgagttggtggttctttaacatggtatcagaagccaacatgataagaggtcatgggttcgaatctcaaccacccctcatttaagaTCGGGTTCGAATATTTAGGACCGGGTATGAAGAGGGcttgtgctgcatccacacttctagcctaaagggctctcgtgtgaggaagcgtgttagagtatataacatatcttgggaccTCAACtataagtttaagcttttgattgagttgattccttgacaaaATCATAGCAAAAATACAAAGGGATTCTTCGAGTAAGTATGCAAGTACATCTCACCAAA
This genomic interval carries:
- the LOC130805422 gene encoding UDP-glycosyltransferase 82A1, which encodes MVYDEEPDKKMVILVPYPAQGHVTPILKLASFLSTFGFQPLIVLPEFIHRSIVTKVNAATKGGIVCVSIPDGLDETKPCDFFAIEKAMEDHMPTHLDRLIRKINKNVDDQNIACMIVDLLASWAIDVGKRCDVQVAGFWPAMFATFSLISSIPRLHQSGFISDSGLPQLEGPISFQHGQPLLNIEDLPWLIGTQAAKRARFKFWARTMDRAKSLRWLLVNSFPNESQTIWASKTDNTPKLYPIGPLSSNGLHESPTLWEEDGSVLDWLEQQKPNSVIYISFGSWVSPIGEAKVRSLALALEELKRPFIWALGPTWRDGLPKGYIERVEKQGKIVTWAPQIEILQHKGVGCYLTHCGWNSTIEAIQYKKCLLCFPVAGDQSLNCEYIVNVWKIGVKMNGFSMKDVNDGVKMALEDEEMKRRIEALNIRLMGEDAMMKVEGTMLCFMNDLKRLDNPLKFDL